In the Nocardia asteroides genome, CAGCTGCACCGGCGTCACCGCCTCGCCGAGCAACAGCCAGGAGAGCCCGACCGCGAAGAGCACCTCGCTCAACAGCACCAGCGACATCAGCGTGGCGCCGAGCCGGGCGGCGCCCGCGACCCCGCACAGGTAGGCGAGCACCGTGCTCACCAGGACGAGCAGGGTGAGCGCGAGCGGCACCGGCAGCTCCCGGTGGTCCATGAGCGCGGTGCCCGCGCCGACGACCAGCGGCAGCGCCCCGATTCCGGCGAGCAGCCAGGTGGTCAGCGCCGCGACGGTGAGCCCGGAGCCGAGCAGCGCGACCGGGCTGAGCCGCGCCGTACTGCGCTCGGAGAGCAGGAAGAAGACCGCGTTGCCGATCATCGAGAGCCCGGCCCAGGCCAGCCCGGCCGGATCCGGGCTGCCCGCGCCGAAGACCTGGACCACCAGCGCGGCACCGGCCAGCGTCACCGCCGCGCCGGCCAGCGTTCCGGTGCTCGGCCGCCTGCGCCCGACCACCCAGTGCCAGGCGATCACCACCACCGGCGCCAGGAACTGGATCATCAATGTCACAGCTACCTGCAGCGTTGCCAGCGAGAGGAAGAACGACGCCTGCACCCCGGCCACCCCGATGGCGCCGAACGGAACGACGGTGCGCAGCTCGCGGCGGCCCGCCCACAGCCCCCGCGGGTCGGCGAAGACCGCGAGCAGCAGCATGACCGCGGCGGCCCCGGTGAGCCGCACCGCGAGCACCGCCCCCGCCGACCAGCCCGCGCCGAGCACCGCCTTCACCAGCGGCCCGGAGGCCGCGAAGGCCAGTCCGGAGGCCACCGTCAACCACACGCCGAGCGCTGCCCGCGACATCACAGCGCCCATCCTGCCGCCCTCCGCGCTCGCCCGACCGGTCGGATGTGATTCACCCATCCGGCCCCGCCCGCCCGCGCCGCGCCGCCGCCACGGAGAATCGAGCCATGACTTCGGACCGCAGGCCCGCCCTCGCCGTCATCGGTGGCAGCGGGTTCTACGACTTCTTCGACGGCGCCGCCGAGCAGCTCGAGGTGCAGACCCCCTACGGCGCGCCGAGCGCGCCGATCGCGGTCGGCGAGGTGGCCGGCAGGCCGGTCGCCTTCCTGCCGCGGCACGGCGCGAAGCACGAGTTCGCGCCGCACACCCTGCCGTACCGGGCCAACCTCTGGGCGCTGCGTGCGCTCGGCGTGCGCCGGATCTTCGCGCCCTGCGCGGTGGGCAGCCTGCGCGCCGACTGGGGGCCGGGCACCGTCGTGGTGCCGGACCAGCTGGTCGACCGCACCTCCGGCCGCGAGCAGACCTACTTCGACGGCGGCGGCGTGCACGTCTCGTTCGCCGACCCGTACTGCGACGAGCTGCGCGGTGCCGCGGCGAAGTCCGAGGTGGCGGGGTTGCCGCTGCGGTCGGGCGGCACCGTGGTCGTGGTGCAGGGCGCCCGCTTCTCCACCCGCGCCGAGAGCCGCTGGTTCGCCGCGCAGGGCTGGGACCTGGTCAATATGACCGGCTACCCGGAAGCGGTGCTCGCCCGCGAACTGGAGATGTGCTACGCCGCGGTGGCCCTGGTGACCGACCTGGACGCCGGGCTGGCAGAGGGCGACGGCGTGCACGCGGTCGACGTCTTCGCCGAGTTCGAGCGGAACCTGGTGCCGTTCAAGGAGCTCGTCCGGCGCGCGGTTGCCGCCACCGATGGCACCGATACCTGCCCCCGCTGCCGGGCGCACGACGGTGTCACGCTCCCCTTCGAGCTGCCGTGAGCGGCGTGCACAGACTCGGGCGGGCGCAGTCGCCGCTGCGGCTCGAGGTGATCGTCGGCAGTGTCCGGGCCGGTCGGTTCGCGCCGACCGTGGCGGACTGGTTCCTGCGCACGGTCCGGGCGAACCCCGATTTCGACACCGGGACGCTGGATCTCGCCGAGTTCCCGCTGCCGCAGGATCTCTCCGAGAACGACGCGGTGCGGCTCTTCCGGAGCAGGCTGGTCGCCGCCGATGCCTTCGTGCTGGTCACCTCCGAGTACAACCACGGCTACCCGGCCGCGCTCAAGAACGCGATCGACAGCGCCAAGCACGAGTGGCGCGGCAAGCCGGTCGGCTTCGTCTCCTACGGCGGCGTCTCCGGCGGCCTGCGCGCGGTCGAGCAGCTGCGCCAGGTGGTGGCCGAGGTACACATGGTCTCGGTTCGCGAGTCGGTGAGCTTCCACCGGGTCAGGGGGCAGTTCGGCGCCGAGGGCGAGACCGCCGACGGCGCCGCGATCGACGGCGCGGGCCGGATGCTGCGGCAGCTGAGCTGGTGGGGCCGGGCCCTGCGCACCGCGCGGGATGCCGACCCGTATCCCGGCTGAGCGCTACTGGTTCGCCATGGCGCGGCGGCCGCGCGGCTGCCCGATGTAGGTCGACTCGCGCGGGATGGAGACCAGCGTCAGGTGCGCCTGCGCGGACCCGGTGCGCAGGATGACGTGGTTGCCGATCGCGCCCGGCTGCTGCAGCGAGAGGTCCGGCCTGGTGGCGGGCCAGGCCGACGGGTCGCCGGTGACGTAGATGGTGGTGACGCCGGCGTGCGGGGGCGGGGCGAGCACGCCGTCCACCACCGCCGCCGTGAAATCGGCGTCCGACTGGTGCGTCTCGACCGCGATCCCGAGCCGCTCCGGGTTGCCGATCGTGGTCACCAGGTTCTCCCAGGCGTGCGGGCGGTCGGTGCGGATCAGGATGCGCTCGCCGACCGCGAGCGCGCGGAACACCAGCTGCTGCGCCAGGTACAGCTCGCCGGCCAGGTAGACGGTGGAGATGCCGCTGCCGATGAGCCGCATGGCGACACCGTTGCCCTCCTCGTCCGAGCCGATCAGCTGCCCGCAGCCGGAGGAGGGCAGGTGCAGCGCGCCGAGCACCTCGATCGGGTACTCCGCCATCGGCACCGTCTCGTCCACGCCGGGGACGGCCAGCGGGAGGTGCGCGAGCAGCGCGTCCCGGTGCCTGCCGTGCATCGAGACCATGCCGGAGAGCTTGGGCCGCTCCGGAAGTTCGCGGGCGGAGAGCCGCCAGGCCGCGCCGATGCTCACCGACTCGGCATTGCTGCCCGGCCGCAGCCGGACCGCGACCGTCGTGCCGCGCGACGGCGCCACCCAGAGCTGGGCGAGCAGGTCGGAGCCGAGCCGTCGCGGGTCGACCGCGGTGCCGATGTTCACCACGTTGCCGATCTCGGCGTAGCGCCAGCGGTGGGCCAGCTCGCGCGGGTCGAAGCCGCCGGTCACCTGGAGCACGGCGGCGCGGATCTCGGATGCGGTGAGGATGCGGGCCGCGCAGTCCGCGTCCTCCAGCGCGCGCACGATGCGCTGGGTCGCGATGGTGACGGCGCGCGCGGCGCCGCCGTTGCCGCCGCCGCGGCGCTCGGCCGCGCCCGGACAGCGCACCGCGTCGAAGGCGATGGCCAGCCAGACCGCCCGGTGCGCGGTCGCGGGCAGCGGCCCGAGCAGCGATTCGTAGATCGCGCCCGCCGGGGTGCCGGAGCGGCTGCGGTGACCGTGGCTGATGATGTCGATCCCGCTGAGCAGGATGTCGTGCTGGTTCAGGCACTGCGCGAGCTCGGGCAGCGGCAGCAGGTGCGAGGCGTGCACGGTGGTGCGGGCGATCCGGGTGAGCCCGCCGAGCGGGGGCAGCACCTCGACCACCGTCACCACCCGGCTGCCGTCCCAGTACAGCCCGTGCGAGCGGCCGTCCGGGCCGCGGAAGTCGACGGTGTCGCCGAGCTCGTAGCCGCGCCGGGTGAAGTACCCCCACGCGGTCGAGATCCAGTCCAGCACGGTGTGTTTGGCGACGGGGATCAGCGGGATCGCGGCCGCGGCGATGACGATGCCGAGCGCGGGCAGCCCCCCGAGCCCGACGGTCAGCGCGATCAATCCGGCCCCCAGCCCGATGATCTGCGCGACCAGCAGATTCTGCAGTGATATCCGTCCGAGCAACGGGCGTGGGCCCGCGCCGACAGGTTCGGCCATCGTCGTCCCCCATGCAACACCGGTGTCGGCCGTTTCCGCTGGCCGAACTGAAAAGCAGTCTCCGCGAACTGTACTGTGTTGCGCGGGTAGGAGCACCGTTCGGGGGAGGAACCATGCCATCGAAACCGACCACCCGCTGGCAGGTGAGCGGGTACCGCTTCCTGGTCCGGCGGATGGAGCACGCGCTGGTCCGGCGCGACGTTCGCATGCTGCACGATCCGATGAAATCGCAGTCACGGGCGTACGCCGTCGGGCTGGTGCTCGCGCTCGTGGTGCTGGCCGGTTGCGGGGTGCTCGCGCTGCTGCGCCCGCAGGACAAGATCGGCAGCAACACCATCCTGATCGGCAAGGAGTCCGGCGGGGTCTACGTCGTCATCGGCGACACCGTGCACCCGGCGCTGAACCTGGCCTCGGCCCGGCTGGCCGCGGGGGAGGCGGCCAAGCCCGCCATCGTCAAGGAGTCCGAGCTCGGCAAGAAGCCGCGCGGGCAGCTCATCGGAATTCCCGGGGCGCCCGCCGCGCTGCTCTTCGACAAGAAGGGCGCGGGGCGCGCGTGGACCGTCTGCGACCAGCTGAAGATGGACGGCGGCAGTGATCTCAGCACCTCGGTGCTGGTCGGCGACCCGGATACCGGGGCCAAGGCGGATGTGCTCCCCGGTGAGCGGGCGCTGCTGGTGCAGGGGCGGGACTCGGCGTATCTGATCTATGACACGAAGCGGGCACGGGTGGATATGAGCTCGCGGGCCGTCACCGACGCGCTCGGGATCACGGGGGTCACGCCGCGGCCCGTGAGCGACGGGCTGCTGAACGCGGTGCCCGAGGTGCTGCCGCTGGTCGCGCCGCGAATCGACGGTGTGGGTGAGGCTCCCGGCTATTCGATGGACGGCCATCGGATCGGGGACGTCGTCCAGCTCTCGACCACCGACGAGTACTACGTCGTCCTGCGCGACGGCCTGCAGGGGATCTCGGCGCTCACCGCCGACATCATCCGCAACTCGACCCCCGGCGCCGGTGACGCGACGATCCCGCAGAGCATGCGCACCGGCGTCGGCGTGTCCAAGGCGCTCCAGGTCGATGACTACCCGCGCACCGCCCCGACGCTGGTGCAGCCCAAGGACCGCCCGGTCAGCTGCCTGACCTGGCGTCCCATCGCCGCCGCCGCGGACAACGGGGACGGCGCCCGCCGCGCCGAACTCGAGGTGCTCACCGGCGTCGACCTGCCGCTGCCCGACGACGCCCGCACCGTCCCGCTGGCCAAGGCCGACGGCTCCGGGCCGAACGCCGACGCCGTCTACCTGAAGCCGAGCACCGGCGCCTACGTGCAGAGCACCGGCATCGACCCGGACAGCAGCCGCAGGGACAGCCTGTTCTACGTCGGCGACACCGGCGTCAGGTACGGCATCAAGAACGCGGAGGCCGCCAAGGCGCTCGGCATGGAGAACGTGCCCGCCGAGCCCGCGCCCTGGCCGATCGTCGGGCTGCTCGCCGCCGGGCCGAGCCTGGGCCGGGAAGAGGCGATGGTCGCCCACGACGGTGTCGCCCCCGACCCCGCGCCCGCCGACCAGCCGGTGGCCGCCGCCCGCTGACGCGGCTCCGCGTCGTCGGCCGGTCGCTGATCCGGCGGGACGATGGCCCGGGCGGGACGATGGCCCGGGCGGGACGATGGCCCGGCCGGACGATGGCCCGGCCGGACGATGGAGATGGGCCGATTACTTCGGCCTCCGCGCTCGGGCCGCGGGTGTCAGCCGGCCGGGGCCGGGTCCGCGTCGGCGAGCCGGTCGCCTGTCGGGCTTACCGCGCCTAACGGGCCGACCGCGCCTGCCGGGTCCACCGCACCTGCCGGGCCCACCGCACCTGCCGGGCCGGGCGGCCCGTTCGCCCCGGCCGGATCCCGGCGCAACTCCGCCACCTCGGCGCGCAGCGAGCGGACCTCGGTGAGCAGCGTCCCGATCTGCCGCTCCGTCTCGTCGGCACTCGCCTCGACCGCCTTGAGCTGGTCGAACACCCAGCTGGTCGTGGTGCCGATGGCGAAGCTGATCAGCCCGATGCCGAAGGTCATCAGGATCAGCGCGACCAGCCTGCCCTCCGCCGTCACCGGGTAGTAGTCGCCGTAGCCGACCGTCGTCACGGTGACCGCGGCCCACCACAGCGCGTCCCCGTAGTTCTGCACCTTGGCATCCGGCCCGCCGTACTCGGCGTCGAAGAAGGCCAGGCTGCACAGCAGGATCACCAGCACCGAGCTGGTGCCGACGTAGATGGAGAGCCGGAAGCGGGTGAGCCGCGCCCGGTTCAGCGTGCCGAGCATGAGCAGCGCCGCGCGCACCAGCCGCAGCGGCCGGAACGGCGGGACCAGCACGATCAGCAGATCCAGCGGGTGCGTGCGCAGGAACTGCCAGCGGTTCCTGGAGAGCACGACGCGGATGACGAAGTCGGCGGCGAAGGCCGCCCAGATCACCAGGTCGACCCGGGCCAGCCAGGTGTCGAGGTGCGGCGAGGCGCCGGTGTCGAGCACATACCAGGCGTAGGTGCCGAGGAAGAGCACGGCGAGCAGCAGCATCGGCACGTTGGTCGCGCGCTCCCAAGCCTCCCGGCGGCTCGGCATCGCAGTCGTCATGGCGGTACCCGGTTCGATCGGACGTGGTCACCGTATGTTTCGCGGTGCCGAGCGCCGACGCTACACGGAACTGCCCCCGCGCACCCGGTGGTTCAGGTCGCGTCCTCGTGCACGCCGAAGCGGCGGCGGATCGGGAAGGAGGCCAAATAGCCGAGCACACCCGCGGCCACGATCACCGCGGTGCCGATCAGCGCGACGTTCCGCGCGGTGTCGTCCGGGTCGGACGCGGGCGCGGGGACCGCCAGCTGGACGCTCACCGCCGCGCTCGGGATCTTGGCGGGCAGCGCCGCGGGCACCTCGTTGGTGAGCGCCGCGACCGGGTCGACGGCGCCGTACCCGACGTAGGGGTTCCAGCCCTCTGCCGGGGCGTGCGCGGTGGCCTGGATCCGCCGGATCACCTCGGCGCTGCTCAGCTCCGGGAAGCGGGCGCGCACCAGCGCGGCCACCCCGGAGACGTACGGCGCGGCGAAGCTGGTTCCGCTGTAGGCGGTGTACTGGCCCTGGTTGGTGTACTTGCCGTTGGAGGTGCCGCCCGCGCGGGCGTCGAGCGAGAC is a window encoding:
- a CDS encoding potassium channel family protein, whose protein sequence is MTTAMPSRREAWERATNVPMLLLAVLFLGTYAWYVLDTGASPHLDTWLARVDLVIWAAFAADFVIRVVLSRNRWQFLRTHPLDLLIVLVPPFRPLRLVRAALLMLGTLNRARLTRFRLSIYVGTSSVLVILLCSLAFFDAEYGGPDAKVQNYGDALWWAAVTVTTVGYGDYYPVTAEGRLVALILMTFGIGLISFAIGTTTSWVFDQLKAVEASADETERQIGTLLTEVRSLRAEVAELRRDPAGANGPPGPAGAVGPAGAVDPAGAVGPLGAVSPTGDRLADADPAPAG
- a CDS encoding S-methyl-5'-thioadenosine phosphorylase, with amino-acid sequence MTSDRRPALAVIGGSGFYDFFDGAAEQLEVQTPYGAPSAPIAVGEVAGRPVAFLPRHGAKHEFAPHTLPYRANLWALRALGVRRIFAPCAVGSLRADWGPGTVVVPDQLVDRTSGREQTYFDGGGVHVSFADPYCDELRGAAAKSEVAGLPLRSGGTVVVVQGARFSTRAESRWFAAQGWDLVNMTGYPEAVLARELEMCYAAVALVTDLDAGLAEGDGVHAVDVFAEFERNLVPFKELVRRAVAATDGTDTCPRCRAHDGVTLPFELP
- a CDS encoding DMT family transporter, with translation MSRAALGVWLTVASGLAFAASGPLVKAVLGAGWSAGAVLAVRLTGAAAVMLLLAVFADPRGLWAGRRELRTVVPFGAIGVAGVQASFFLSLATLQVAVTLMIQFLAPVVVIAWHWVVGRRRPSTGTLAGAAVTLAGAALVVQVFGAGSPDPAGLAWAGLSMIGNAVFFLLSERSTARLSPVALLGSGLTVAALTTWLLAGIGALPLVVGAGTALMDHRELPVPLALTLLVLVSTVLAYLCGVAGAARLGATLMSLVLLSEVLFAVGLSWLLLGEAVTPVQLVGSVLVVAGLAVANRAAEPVVAVPLGGIEPDEEGR
- the eccB gene encoding type VII secretion protein EccB; its protein translation is MPSKPTTRWQVSGYRFLVRRMEHALVRRDVRMLHDPMKSQSRAYAVGLVLALVVLAGCGVLALLRPQDKIGSNTILIGKESGGVYVVIGDTVHPALNLASARLAAGEAAKPAIVKESELGKKPRGQLIGIPGAPAALLFDKKGAGRAWTVCDQLKMDGGSDLSTSVLVGDPDTGAKADVLPGERALLVQGRDSAYLIYDTKRARVDMSSRAVTDALGITGVTPRPVSDGLLNAVPEVLPLVAPRIDGVGEAPGYSMDGHRIGDVVQLSTTDEYYVVLRDGLQGISALTADIIRNSTPGAGDATIPQSMRTGVGVSKALQVDDYPRTAPTLVQPKDRPVSCLTWRPIAAAADNGDGARRAELEVLTGVDLPLPDDARTVPLAKADGSGPNADAVYLKPSTGAYVQSTGIDPDSSRRDSLFYVGDTGVRYGIKNAEAAKALGMENVPAEPAPWPIVGLLAAGPSLGREEAMVAHDGVAPDPAPADQPVAAAR
- a CDS encoding NADPH-dependent FMN reductase, with product MSGVHRLGRAQSPLRLEVIVGSVRAGRFAPTVADWFLRTVRANPDFDTGTLDLAEFPLPQDLSENDAVRLFRSRLVAADAFVLVTSEYNHGYPAALKNAIDSAKHEWRGKPVGFVSYGGVSGGLRAVEQLRQVVAEVHMVSVRESVSFHRVRGQFGAEGETADGAAIDGAGRMLRQLSWWGRALRTARDADPYPG
- the eccE gene encoding type VII secretion protein EccE translates to MAEPVGAGPRPLLGRISLQNLLVAQIIGLGAGLIALTVGLGGLPALGIVIAAAAIPLIPVAKHTVLDWISTAWGYFTRRGYELGDTVDFRGPDGRSHGLYWDGSRVVTVVEVLPPLGGLTRIARTTVHASHLLPLPELAQCLNQHDILLSGIDIISHGHRSRSGTPAGAIYESLLGPLPATAHRAVWLAIAFDAVRCPGAAERRGGGNGGAARAVTIATQRIVRALEDADCAARILTASEIRAAVLQVTGGFDPRELAHRWRYAEIGNVVNIGTAVDPRRLGSDLLAQLWVAPSRGTTVAVRLRPGSNAESVSIGAAWRLSARELPERPKLSGMVSMHGRHRDALLAHLPLAVPGVDETVPMAEYPIEVLGALHLPSSGCGQLIGSDEEGNGVAMRLIGSGISTVYLAGELYLAQQLVFRALAVGERILIRTDRPHAWENLVTTIGNPERLGIAVETHQSDADFTAAVVDGVLAPPPHAGVTTIYVTGDPSAWPATRPDLSLQQPGAIGNHVILRTGSAQAHLTLVSIPRESTYIGQPRGRRAMANQ